A single window of Mangifera indica cultivar Alphonso chromosome 18, CATAS_Mindica_2.1, whole genome shotgun sequence DNA harbors:
- the LOC123201860 gene encoding E3 ubiquitin-protein ligase MARCHF7-like — MGNEEEPVLKENDDEGVRKVSSDHLAQRAGNSTEIVEVTSTIQDGIQQDLALEIGPRTPEDTSGDFVRINMPSTPSPTPRKVNFSPISSPSPLKIWDSPGLSSSKSKSTLKNLLPKLSFKFRNYTSDIEKAGILALGSSYAETREKPHIFRTLSLTNLFTPKTNRMSSLPITPISHSNPESMHGGKTIDALNAGKWGGQRPIHRSHSVPVLIIDGSIRQLDSLGGVFRVIPSTPHMAEGTATTTSNMHPSNVTDEHDNGGEDIPVEEAVCRICLIELGEGGDTLKMECSCKGELALAHQECAVKWFSLKDNKICDVCKQEVQNLPVTLLRLKNQASSLQGGRTQQTEVRRYRFWQDVPILVLVSMLAYFVFLEQLLVGKMKSGAIAISLPFSCILGLLASLASTTMVRRKYVWIYAVIQYGLVVLSAHLFYSLLHLQALLSVLLAAFAGFGITMCVNYFLGEVLSWRIRWATWSSQQPQTEEETRQDQLPATVHQIQTNSHHETDPRVSEAAVATDLAH; from the exons GCTGGAAATTCAACTGAAATAGTTGAGGTGACCTCAACCATTCAAGATGGGATACAGCAGGATCTCGCTTTAGAGATAGGACCAAGAACTCCTGAGGATACATCAGGGGACTTTGTCAGGATAAACATGCCCTCAACGCCAAGTCCTACTCCcagaaaagttaatttttctcCCATATCCAGCCCTAGTCCATTAAAAATCTGGGATTCCCCAGGTCTCTCTTCATCAAAAAGTAAGTCAACCTTGAAAAACCTCCTTCCAAAGCTAAGTTTTAAGTTTCGGAATTATACATCAGATATTGAAAAGGCTGGCATCCTTGCCCTGGGAAGTTCATATGCGGAAACTCGAGAGAAGCCTCATATTTTCAGGACTTTATCCCTTACAAATCTTTTCACACCCAAAACAAATAGAATGTCATCTTTACCTATAACCCCGATTTCTCACTCAAATCCAGAGTCTATGCATGGGGGAAAGACAATTGATGCTTTGAACGCTGGT AAATGGGGAGGTCAACGACCTATACATCGTTCACATTCAGTACCTGTGCTCATCATAGATGGTAGCATAAGACAGTTGGATTCTTTAGGTGGTGTATTTCGTGTCATTCCTTCCACTCCACATATGGCTGAGGGTACTGCCACAACAACATCAAACATGCATCCTTCAAATGTTACTG ATGAACATGATAATGGCGGCGAAGATATTCCTGTGGAAGAAGCTGTTTGCAGAATATGCTTGATTGAACTGGGAGAAGGTGGTGACACCCTCAAGATGGAATGTAGCTGTAAAGGTGAACTTGCATTAGCCCACCAAGAATGTGCTGTAAAATGGTTTAGCCTTAAAGATAACAAAATATGTGACGTGTGCAAGCAAGAAGTCCAAAATCTTCCTGTTACCCTTTTACGACTTAAAAACCAGGCCAGTAGTTTACAAGGAGGTAGAACTCAGCAAACAGAGGTTCGTCGTTACAG GTTTTGGCAGGATGTTCCCATTCTTGTCCTTGTCAGCATGCTGGCTTACTTTGTTTTTCTAGAACAGCTTCTG GTTGGGAAAATGAAGTCTGGCGCGATTGCTATCTCGCTCCCATTCTCATGCATATTGGGCCTTCTTGCCTCATTGGCGTCAACAACAATGG TGCGGAGAAAATATGTTTGGATTTATGCTGTTATCCAGTATGGACTAGTGGTTCTCTCTGCTCATCTTTTCTATTCTTTG CTTCACTTGCAGGCTCTTCTATCTGTTCTGCTTGCCGCTTTTGCTGGATTTGGAATCACAATGTGTGTCAATTATTTTCTCGGTGAGGTTTTGAGTTGGAGGATAAGATGGGCTACGTGGTCAAGTCAACAGCCTCAGACTGAGGAGGAGACACGGCAGGATCAACTGCCTGCAACTGTCCATCAAATCCAGACCAATTCTCACCACGAAACGGATCCAAGAGTTTCAGAAGCTGCAGTGGCGACTGACTTGGCACATTGA